Proteins from a single region of Thiomicrorhabdus sp. Kp2:
- a CDS encoding biopolymer transporter ExbD, translating into MQVNYTAKKRKISLTALIDVVFILLMFFMLTTQFTQWQSIPLQLSQNASSAVQEELVEALIIDQNGLITFTRPAKFDLASNQPSFEQQKYFKDYAQADFSQIQLAQDLKLHPYSQANVKTVIEALDHFKSLGINLSIGSQILVSADGSQHE; encoded by the coding sequence ATGCAAGTAAACTACACCGCCAAAAAACGCAAAATCAGCCTAACCGCCTTAATTGATGTGGTGTTTATTTTGTTGATGTTTTTTATGCTTACGACTCAGTTTACACAATGGCAATCAATACCATTGCAACTATCGCAAAATGCTTCGAGTGCCGTTCAAGAAGAGCTAGTTGAGGCGTTAATAATTGATCAAAATGGCTTAATCACTTTTACCAGGCCTGCTAAATTTGATTTAGCATCAAACCAACCGTCGTTTGAACAACAAAAGTACTTTAAAGACTATGCCCAAGCAGACTTTAGTCAAATACAACTTGCGCAAGACCTTAAATTGCACCCTTACTCTCAAGCGAACGTTAAAACCGTCATTGAGGCGCTTGACCACTTTAAAAGCCTGGGTATTAACCTTTCTATTGGTAGCCAAATTTTAGTATCTGCAGATGGTTCTCAGCATGAATAG
- a CDS encoding biopolymer transporter ExbD: MNSSPKPMQVTLPKSQAIDLDSNLIPMINIVFLLLIFFMIAGQIQKPQPTEVRLTQTQQQEKYLDQAYQVTLNANNQWLINGVPYSANDLLSKLQQQQNLSPKAPLNLAVYVDQNATVAHLNELLSTLKKLEWQKVHLVTQKAR, encoded by the coding sequence ATGAATAGTTCACCTAAACCCATGCAAGTAACGCTACCTAAAAGCCAAGCCATTGATTTGGATAGCAACCTGATTCCCATGATTAATATTGTGTTTTTACTACTAATATTTTTTATGATTGCTGGCCAAATACAAAAGCCACAGCCTACAGAAGTACGCTTAACACAAACCCAACAACAAGAAAAGTATCTTGATCAAGCTTATCAAGTGACTCTTAATGCCAATAATCAATGGTTGATTAATGGCGTACCCTACAGCGCTAACGACCTGCTGAGTAAACTGCAACAGCAACAAAATCTCTCTCCTAAAGCACCATTAAATCTTGCTGTTTATGTTGACCAAAATGCAACGGTAGCGCACCTAAATGAGCTCCTTTCAACCCTAAAAAAACTAGAGTGGCAAAAAGTACACCTAGTGACTCAAAAAGCACGTTGA
- a CDS encoding energy transducer TonB: MMTNWTIALITALIIHGGLYLALVDNQLDPIELDSSNAQLQLTEINLNNMLLQAESTPTTEPKPELKPELKPEPKPEPKPESKPESKPESKPESKPESKPEPKPEPKPEPKPEPKPEPKPEPKPEPKPEPKPEPKPEPKSESVPEPKQLPEREVKQKPKPLEQAVQPTVTSTTSSTVETTDFIAPPKSARPNTQNVSPDRYFGALKEWLNANKHYPNALKKAKIEGVVEVKFTINRQGELLKIKITKSSGNTALDQAALQMVQRAAPLPVIPKELNRERITIALPIDFSLITR, from the coding sequence ATGATGACAAACTGGACAATCGCACTTATTACTGCACTAATCATTCACGGTGGACTATACCTAGCACTGGTTGACAACCAGCTTGATCCTATTGAGTTAGATAGCTCAAATGCACAACTGCAACTGACTGAAATTAATTTAAACAATATGCTGTTACAAGCAGAGTCAACGCCTACCACTGAACCTAAGCCAGAACTCAAGCCAGAACTCAAGCCTGAACCTAAGCCTGAACCTAAGCCTGAATCTAAGCCTGAATCTAAGCCTGAATCTAAGCCTGAATCTAAGCCTGAATCTAAGCCTGAACCTAAGCCTGAACCTAAGCCTGAACCTAAGCCTGAACCTAAGCCTGAACCTAAGCCTGAACCTAAGCCTGAACCTAAGCCTGAACCTAAGCCTGAACCTAAGCCTGAACCTAAGTCTGAGTCAGTTCCTGAACCAAAACAGCTACCTGAGCGAGAAGTTAAGCAAAAGCCAAAACCATTAGAGCAAGCGGTTCAACCTACGGTCACATCTACAACCTCATCAACGGTCGAAACCACAGACTTTATTGCGCCACCAAAAAGTGCTAGACCCAATACTCAAAATGTGAGTCCAGACCGTTATTTTGGTGCTTTAAAGGAGTGGCTTAATGCCAACAAACATTACCCTAATGCACTTAAAAAGGCCAAGATTGAAGGTGTCGTTGAAGTGAAGTTCACCATCAATCGTCAAGGCGAATTATTAAAAATCAAAATTACAAAATCTTCAGGAAACACAGCTCTGGATCAGGCCGCACTGCAAATGGTGCAACGTGCCGCCCCTTTGCCTGTGATTCCAAAAGAACTCAATCGCGAACGCATTACCATCGCTTTACCGATTGATTTTTCATTAATCACCCGTTAA
- a CDS encoding TonB-dependent siderophore receptor: MTHQRLSAKKQAANRHNVRFNAQTSLRKPQPKAYATAITIGLATTMAATSVYAQEEVFKLDKLQVEERTSDTNPYAEPGAPYKAKKSGDDRYKRDIADLPKNIQVITKTQIEESGDSDLREILDGMPGITLGTGENGNAFGDRYIIRGQEARSDVFVDGLRDPGMTIRESFATEQVEVSKGPDSSFGGRGTTGGAINSITKQASPDYDFTKLSTGVGSDQHTRVTIDSNHVINQDTAVRANVLYGYEGVPDRDPADRERQGVALSATHTPNNKLTLTGDIYYLKAQDNPDLGSYLDGTVPNRKPVDDAPVYTQDGDFLESEVTTITGRLEYKINEDMKLTNATRFGTTENGYIATGARADGVNALRLSTHNGWQEVDYFVNQTNLHIDKWISGKKHEFLLGAEYSDHKVVNGTYDFNGAATSASGIAFNDYQLNNTLDRSSARKGDWDSDWQIKTLSFSAMDTVDLTDKLTAFAGLRYDIYDYNLKAYWDHDGDGRGGTPSVLDEFKDSSGIWNYHLGATYKIRPNANIYASYATASDINGGESDVGTSSGYGGAAISDGSMSANPEKTTSIELGTKWQFNKGKVLATAAVFHIEKSDVMEGDGYTSTGTYNTGKNEVQGIELGLAGNITDKLSGQVGLTLMKSKILDSAIAANIGKTLSNFADNSASAQLKYQFTDKFDFGGSAKYESVRYAGQPDTAAGYSSTTGEYSQPIPEYWVFDAFANYRFNKNLDVRFNINNLLNEDYYLAGYRSGSFLYKGDARNYRVTLNYDF; the protein is encoded by the coding sequence ATGACTCATCAACGACTCTCTGCTAAAAAACAAGCAGCGAACCGTCACAATGTACGCTTTAACGCTCAAACCTCATTGCGTAAGCCGCAACCTAAAGCCTATGCCACGGCCATCACGATTGGTTTAGCGACAACCATGGCCGCCACGTCGGTTTATGCACAAGAGGAAGTATTTAAATTAGACAAACTACAGGTTGAAGAACGTACCAGTGATACCAACCCTTATGCCGAACCAGGTGCACCCTACAAAGCCAAAAAATCGGGCGATGATCGTTACAAGCGTGATATTGCGGATTTGCCTAAAAACATTCAAGTCATTACTAAAACCCAAATTGAAGAGTCTGGCGACAGTGACCTTAGAGAAATCTTAGACGGCATGCCTGGAATTACTTTAGGGACGGGAGAAAACGGTAACGCCTTTGGTGACCGTTACATTATTCGTGGTCAAGAAGCACGATCAGACGTATTTGTAGATGGTCTGCGTGATCCAGGTATGACCATTCGTGAAAGTTTTGCCACTGAACAAGTAGAAGTCTCTAAAGGGCCAGACTCTAGTTTTGGTGGGCGTGGAACAACAGGTGGTGCCATTAACTCCATTACCAAACAAGCCAGTCCAGACTATGACTTTACCAAACTTTCCACAGGGGTTGGTTCAGACCAACACACACGTGTAACTATTGATAGCAATCATGTTATTAACCAAGACACGGCGGTACGTGCCAATGTTCTTTATGGTTATGAAGGTGTGCCAGACCGTGACCCTGCGGATCGTGAACGCCAAGGTGTTGCACTTTCTGCCACGCACACGCCCAATAATAAATTAACCTTAACGGGTGACATCTACTACCTTAAAGCGCAAGACAATCCAGACCTAGGGAGTTATTTAGATGGCACAGTACCCAACCGTAAGCCTGTAGATGATGCGCCAGTCTATACTCAAGACGGCGACTTTTTAGAATCTGAAGTCACCACCATAACAGGTCGTTTAGAGTACAAAATTAATGAAGACATGAAGCTCACCAACGCCACTCGTTTTGGTACCACAGAGAATGGCTATATTGCTACAGGTGCAAGAGCCGATGGCGTAAATGCCCTAAGACTCTCCACCCACAATGGTTGGCAAGAGGTTGATTACTTTGTTAACCAAACCAACCTACATATAGACAAATGGATTAGCGGCAAAAAACACGAATTTTTATTAGGTGCAGAATACTCAGACCACAAAGTAGTCAATGGTACTTATGATTTCAATGGTGCTGCAACTAGTGCCTCAGGTATCGCCTTTAATGACTACCAATTAAACAACACACTCGACCGTTCAAGTGCCCGTAAAGGTGATTGGGATTCTGATTGGCAAATTAAAACCCTATCGTTTTCTGCTATGGATACCGTGGATTTAACCGATAAATTAACCGCATTTGCAGGTCTTCGCTACGACATTTACGATTACAACCTAAAAGCTTACTGGGATCATGATGGCGATGGTCGTGGTGGTACACCAAGCGTACTAGATGAGTTTAAAGACTCTTCTGGCATTTGGAACTATCACTTAGGGGCTACCTATAAAATTAGACCTAATGCCAATATTTATGCCTCTTACGCAACGGCTTCAGACATTAACGGTGGTGAATCAGATGTTGGTACTAGTTCAGGTTACGGTGGTGCTGCCATTAGCGATGGTTCAATGTCTGCTAATCCAGAAAAAACCACCAGTATTGAATTAGGAACTAAATGGCAATTTAACAAAGGTAAAGTTCTCGCCACAGCCGCTGTATTTCATATTGAAAAATCTGATGTAATGGAAGGGGATGGATATACTTCTACTGGCACCTACAACACAGGTAAAAACGAGGTTCAAGGGATTGAGTTAGGCCTAGCAGGAAATATTACCGATAAACTATCTGGACAAGTTGGCCTTACATTAATGAAATCTAAAATATTAGATTCCGCAATCGCCGCCAATATTGGTAAAACTCTGAGTAACTTTGCTGATAACAGCGCCAGTGCCCAGTTGAAATATCAATTTACCGATAAATTTGATTTTGGTGGTTCTGCCAAATACGAAAGCGTGCGTTATGCAGGGCAACCTGACACCGCTGCGGGTTACAGCTCAACCACGGGTGAATACAGCCAACCTATACCTGAATACTGGGTATTTGATGCCTTTGCCAACTATCGCTTTAATAAAAACTTAGATGTACGTTTTAATATTAACAACCTCCTTAATGAAGACTATTATCTAGCAGGTTATCGTTCAGGCTCATTCCTTTACAAGGGCGATGCTCGAAACTACCGCGTAACGCTTAACTATGATTTTTAA
- a CDS encoding alpha-hydroxy acid oxidase: MALFSPQQLAQHAFCPHDYEQLAEYYLEKELFAYLSGGSGQEQSLADNRQAFQEIQLNSRLLNDVSHGNSELTLLNQTLAAPILLAPVAYQNLVDPQGEIASASAAKASNIGSVLSTLSSQTLEDVAQVAPACRVFQLYLQADDATNLDLINRAAQAGYQAIMITLDTSVQSVSLKARRLGFDLHQQVEAANLRDYNHSPTPTTNTIFNGLMAQAPNWQTFGKWIEQSPLPVWVKGVMHPDDAKQLKEMGVTGLVVSNHGGRALDSSPSPLRVLPAIRQAVGNDFTLLMDSGIRDGYDLFKALALGANAVMLGRLQIYSLAVGGAVGVAHMLKLIIEELQLCMALTGCSNLAEITVNKLFNPPSKMCAL, translated from the coding sequence ATGGCACTTTTTTCACCACAACAACTCGCACAACACGCTTTTTGCCCGCACGATTACGAGCAATTGGCCGAATATTATCTTGAAAAAGAGCTATTTGCTTATTTAAGTGGTGGCAGTGGTCAAGAACAGAGTTTGGCAGACAATCGCCAGGCCTTTCAAGAGATTCAACTCAACTCACGCCTACTCAATGACGTATCACACGGCAATAGCGAATTAACACTGCTTAATCAAACACTAGCCGCCCCAATTCTATTAGCGCCTGTGGCCTATCAAAACTTAGTTGACCCACAAGGTGAAATCGCCAGTGCTTCTGCCGCTAAAGCCTCTAATATTGGGTCGGTATTAAGCACGCTTTCTTCACAAACCTTAGAAGATGTGGCACAGGTTGCACCCGCTTGCAGAGTGTTTCAACTCTATTTGCAAGCGGATGATGCAACCAATTTAGACCTTATAAACCGTGCCGCACAAGCTGGTTATCAAGCCATTATGATTACCCTAGATACCTCGGTTCAGTCGGTTTCGCTCAAAGCACGCAGATTAGGGTTTGACCTTCACCAACAAGTGGAAGCTGCTAACTTACGTGACTACAACCATAGTCCAACTCCTACAACTAACACTATTTTTAACGGACTCATGGCGCAAGCCCCCAATTGGCAAACCTTTGGCAAATGGATAGAACAATCACCCCTGCCTGTTTGGGTAAAAGGCGTAATGCACCCAGACGATGCCAAACAGCTCAAAGAGATGGGTGTAACAGGCCTGGTAGTTTCTAATCACGGCGGGCGAGCTTTAGACAGTAGCCCAAGCCCTTTAAGAGTCTTACCCGCCATTCGCCAAGCCGTTGGCAACGATTTTACCCTGCTAATGGACAGTGGCATTAGAGATGGCTATGACCTGTTTAAAGCCCTAGCTCTAGGCGCTAATGCCGTCATGCTTGGACGCTTACAAATTTATTCTTTAGCCGTAGGAGGTGCAGTCGGTGTCGCCCATATGCTTAAACTGATCATTGAAGAATTGCAGCTTTGCATGGCACTAACAGGCTGCAGTAACCTGGCTGAAATTACTGTTAATAAACTCTTCAACCCACCTTCCAAAATGTGTGCACTCTAG
- a CDS encoding Fe2+-dependent dioxygenase translates to MFTIIENVLSKKEVAEFLNQMQQAVWIEGIKTAGNLAKNVKQNLQLDDQQEVTKTLSQTIEKRLMQTPSFISKALPNVFYPPKFNLYQDGGFYGAHIDSAVLTHPYTGQSIRADLSATLFLNEPDSYEGGELQIDTGMGVQEIKLQAGDMILYSSGALHQVLPVTSGQRIASFMWVQSLIKSDEQRTLLNQLDESIQGLRKHFGVQSQHPELLQLSELYHNLLRLWSEP, encoded by the coding sequence ATGTTTACCATTATAGAAAACGTTTTAAGCAAAAAAGAAGTGGCCGAGTTTCTTAACCAAATGCAACAAGCGGTGTGGATTGAAGGCATCAAAACAGCTGGTAATTTAGCTAAAAACGTAAAACAAAATTTACAGCTAGATGATCAACAAGAGGTTACTAAAACCCTTAGTCAAACCATTGAAAAACGCCTAATGCAAACCCCGAGCTTTATATCAAAAGCGTTGCCCAATGTCTTCTATCCACCAAAGTTCAACCTCTACCAAGATGGTGGTTTTTACGGTGCTCATATTGATAGTGCCGTGCTTACCCACCCATACACAGGTCAATCCATAAGAGCCGACCTATCCGCCACCCTGTTTTTAAATGAACCAGACAGCTATGAAGGCGGTGAACTGCAAATTGACACAGGCATGGGTGTACAAGAAATAAAACTGCAAGCAGGCGATATGATTTTGTACTCATCAGGCGCGCTACACCAAGTGCTACCCGTTACCTCTGGGCAAAGAATCGCCTCGTTTATGTGGGTACAAAGCCTAATTAAAAGTGATGAACAACGCACCCTGCTTAATCAACTAGATGAATCCATACAAGGTCTAAGAAAGCACTTTGGTGTGCAATCACAACACCCTGAACTCCTGCAACTCTCCGAACTCTATCACAACCTTTTAAGACTATGGAGCGAGCCTTAA
- a CDS encoding plasmid pRiA4b ORF-3 family protein yields the protein MALFKEHLSYFMAQKQAYLKHYTPNKLPDESAVMKTTFKLADDNQALIETHGLALLEWTTPSKLQKQYPSLDTEEFYLAQALSLNPQAQLIEEIFNSEEFDIEEILKESGQPLDLENTPKKQTKNNNVIDFPTNNQTPAELKTLQLKIQLKGSKPPIWRRIETPNNLNLYQLHLIIQDLFGLLDYHLHEFSQGHDIIDEDLEQQITLQQILEPIDELDYAYDFGDGWEFTITLEQTKEYQASKFKDTKAICITGKRGAIIEDIGGIPVLNELARNLKNGQSIPEHLSEFFNEHELKFTLEEFNKTQLNTDLKKLTQAW from the coding sequence ATGGCATTATTTAAAGAACATTTAAGCTACTTTATGGCACAAAAGCAGGCCTATCTAAAACATTACACTCCCAATAAATTGCCCGACGAAAGTGCTGTTATGAAAACAACCTTTAAGCTCGCTGATGACAACCAAGCCCTCATAGAAACACACGGCCTTGCACTGCTTGAATGGACAACTCCCTCAAAACTCCAAAAACAATACCCATCCCTTGATACCGAAGAATTTTACCTGGCACAAGCATTAAGTCTAAACCCGCAAGCACAGCTTATTGAAGAAATATTCAACTCTGAAGAGTTTGATATTGAAGAAATTTTAAAAGAAAGTGGCCAGCCATTAGACCTTGAAAACACCCCAAAAAAACAAACCAAAAATAACAATGTAATCGACTTTCCAACAAACAACCAAACACCTGCTGAACTTAAAACCTTACAACTTAAAATTCAATTAAAAGGCTCAAAACCACCCATTTGGCGACGTATAGAAACACCAAACAACCTCAATCTTTATCAACTACACCTCATTATTCAAGACCTCTTTGGCCTCCTAGATTATCACCTACACGAATTCAGCCAAGGTCACGATATTATTGATGAAGATTTAGAACAACAAATCACACTTCAACAAATCTTAGAACCGATTGACGAGTTAGACTATGCCTATGACTTTGGTGACGGCTGGGAATTTACAATAACGTTAGAGCAAACTAAAGAATACCAAGCTTCAAAATTCAAAGACACCAAAGCCATTTGCATTACTGGAAAACGTGGCGCAATAATAGAAGACATTGGTGGCATACCTGTATTAAACGAACTTGCTAGAAATCTAAAAAATGGCCAAAGCATACCAGAACATCTCAGCGAATTTTTTAACGAGCACGAACTAAAATTCACGCTCGAAGAATTTAATAAAACACAATTAAATACCGATCTAAAAAAACTCACCCAGGCCTGGTAA
- a CDS encoding addiction module antidote protein gives MAEKIKAFNPFDYFETQEEINAYLEECFRDEDPNVFVNALGHLAKHHGISEVSKATGLNRESLYKTFSGKVQPKWDTIARVMRALHVDMTVAA, from the coding sequence ATGGCAGAAAAAATAAAAGCATTTAATCCATTTGATTACTTTGAAACCCAGGAAGAAATCAATGCCTATCTAGAAGAGTGTTTTCGTGATGAAGACCCTAATGTATTCGTTAATGCGCTTGGTCACTTGGCAAAACACCATGGAATAAGTGAGGTATCAAAGGCAACGGGTTTAAACCGTGAAAGCCTGTATAAAACTTTCAGCGGTAAAGTTCAACCAAAGTGGGACACTATTGCTCGAGTCATGCGGGCATTACACGTAGACATGACGGTAGCGGCTTAA
- a CDS encoding type II toxin-antitoxin system RelE/ParE family toxin, giving the protein MKYKILTTSTFDKWLSKQKDRQAVRAIAMRIARAEQGNFGDSEPVGEGVSEMRIFIGKGYRIYYTVRGETVLLLLNGGIKSNKKQQQEDIAKAKQILQKIGE; this is encoded by the coding sequence ATGAAATACAAAATCCTAACAACCAGCACTTTTGATAAATGGCTTTCTAAACAAAAAGACCGACAAGCTGTAAGAGCCATCGCCATGCGAATTGCAAGAGCAGAACAAGGGAATTTTGGAGATTCTGAGCCTGTTGGAGAGGGAGTTAGTGAAATGCGTATTTTCATAGGAAAAGGCTATCGAATTTATTACACCGTTCGTGGTGAAACTGTTTTATTACTTTTGAACGGTGGTATCAAAAGTAATAAAAAGCAGCAACAAGAAGATATAGCCAAAGCAAAACAAATCTTGCAAAAAATTGGAGAGTAG
- a CDS encoding helix-turn-helix domain-containing protein — protein sequence MKMTSLSDFKKELLQQDDFKNEYDALEEEFQFIRVLIDMREKSGLTQEEIAKKMGTQKSNISRLEKGTSNPGWKTLKKYAHACGFKIQLQYS from the coding sequence ATGAAAATGACAAGCCTAAGTGATTTCAAAAAAGAGTTATTACAACAGGATGATTTCAAAAATGAATATGATGCGCTTGAAGAGGAGTTTCAATTTATTCGTGTATTAATAGATATGAGAGAAAAATCGGGTCTTACTCAAGAAGAAATAGCCAAAAAAATGGGTACACAAAAAAGCAATATTAGTCGGTTAGAAAAAGGAACCAGCAATCCTGGTTGGAAAACCCTAAAAAAATATGCCCATGCGTGTGGGTTTAAAATTCAATTACAATATTCATAA
- a CDS encoding type II toxin-antitoxin system RelE/ParE family toxin, whose amino-acid sequence MIKLLELVEAKGPKLGEPHTKPLGNKLFEVRAKAPEGIGRSLFCYQQQQTIIVLCAFVKKRIKHQKAF is encoded by the coding sequence ATGATTAAATTACTAGAGTTAGTTGAAGCCAAAGGGCCAAAATTAGGCGAACCACATACCAAACCGCTAGGTAACAAACTTTTTGAAGTGCGAGCAAAAGCCCCAGAAGGGATTGGTAGAAGCTTATTTTGCTATCAACAACAGCAAACCATTATTGTGCTGTGTGCATTTGTGAAAAAACGGATAAAACACCAAAAAGCATTTTAG
- the cas2 gene encoding CRISPR-associated endonuclease Cas2 codes for MMVLITYDISFDDPGGQRRLRHIAKACLDHGVRVQYSVFECEVEPAQWVNLKAKLLATYNEETDSLRFYMLGAKWRNKVEHFGAKKSLDLFQDTLIL; via the coding sequence ATGATGGTACTAATTACCTATGACATATCATTTGATGATCCAGGAGGTCAAAGGCGGCTAAGGCATATAGCTAAAGCTTGTCTAGACCATGGTGTAAGAGTTCAATATTCTGTATTTGAATGTGAAGTTGAACCTGCTCAATGGGTAAATCTTAAGGCAAAGTTATTGGCAACCTATAATGAAGAAACTGATAGCCTGCGGTTTTATATGCTAGGTGCTAAATGGCGAAATAAAGTAGAACACTTTGGAGCCAAAAAATCATTAGATCTTTTTCAAGATACTTTAATTTTATAA
- the cas1c gene encoding type I-C CRISPR-associated endonuclease Cas1c — MKKLQNSLYITKQGSYLHKERETLVIEVEKQKAMQVPIHAIQAIYCFGNVMVSPFLMGFCGENSVHLAFFTEYGRFLGRLQGKQTGNVLLRKAQFKVAEISPEPIARNVIAAKISNSRSVLYRHQRNYGENNKVKQAIIQISSALNRLKTAQTLDSISGIEGEVASFYFGVFNELLLPGVKKDFLFNKRSRRPPLDPINALLSFLYSVIGNDISAALQGVGLDPQVGFMHLDRPGRDSLAQDILEEFRAWLVDRLVLSLINRKQLKAKDFIKEASGAVKLTDDARKTVLVALQNRKQETIMHPYLKEQVPIGLLPHIQALLLARHIRGDLAEYPPFVPR, encoded by the coding sequence ATGAAAAAATTGCAGAATAGTCTTTATATTACTAAGCAAGGTTCGTATTTACATAAAGAGCGCGAAACATTGGTGATTGAAGTTGAAAAACAAAAAGCCATGCAAGTGCCCATTCATGCGATTCAAGCGATTTATTGTTTTGGTAATGTGATGGTATCGCCATTTTTAATGGGTTTTTGCGGTGAAAACTCTGTGCATTTGGCTTTTTTTACGGAATACGGTCGTTTTTTAGGTCGTTTACAAGGTAAACAAACAGGCAATGTACTTTTAAGAAAAGCGCAGTTCAAAGTGGCAGAAATTAGTCCAGAACCCATTGCCCGCAATGTAATTGCAGCAAAAATCAGTAATTCCCGCTCCGTACTCTATCGTCATCAACGCAATTACGGTGAAAATAACAAAGTAAAGCAAGCGATTATTCAAATTTCATCAGCTCTAAATCGTTTAAAAACGGCACAAACGCTCGATTCTATTAGTGGGATTGAAGGCGAAGTGGCCTCGTTTTATTTTGGTGTATTTAATGAACTATTGTTACCTGGTGTAAAAAAAGATTTTTTATTTAACAAACGTTCTCGTCGTCCGCCTTTAGACCCTATAAATGCACTGTTATCTTTTTTATATAGCGTGATTGGTAACGATATTTCGGCCGCTTTGCAAGGTGTTGGGCTAGACCCTCAAGTTGGGTTTATGCATTTAGACAGGCCTGGTAGAGACAGTTTGGCACAAGATATATTAGAAGAATTTCGTGCATGGTTAGTTGATCGATTAGTGCTTAGTTTGATTAATCGAAAACAGTTAAAAGCCAAGGATTTTATAAAAGAAGCCAGCGGTGCGGTTAAGTTAACCGATGACGCACGCAAAACGGTTTTGGTTGCCTTACAAAATCGCAAACAAGAAACCATTATGCACCCCTATTTAAAAGAACAAGTCCCCATTGGTTTGTTACCTCATATTCAGGCACTATTATTAGCAAGGCATATTCGTGGTGATTTGGCGGAATATCCTCCGTTTGTTCCAAGATAG
- the cas4 gene encoding CRISPR-associated protein Cas4 has translation MSDTRLIPLSALQHYAFCPRQCALIHNEQAWSENWLTAQGQQLHQRVDHGLPESRKGIRYERGVEVSAPSLGLTGKLDLVEVDIATGVCFPVEYKRGKEKQENIDLIQLCAQALCLEEMLGLEVPHGAIWYWQTRHRFQVEISSELRAETIAVIEATKDLLNSGKTPKAKYSKKCQACSLYDLCNPKLTFQDHSSAYVKAIYQECANEKIAE, from the coding sequence GTGAGTGACACCCGTCTGATTCCTTTGTCCGCCTTGCAGCATTATGCGTTTTGTCCTCGCCAGTGTGCGCTGATTCATAATGAGCAGGCCTGGTCAGAAAACTGGCTTACGGCACAAGGTCAGCAACTACATCAGCGGGTAGACCATGGTTTACCCGAATCCCGTAAAGGGATTCGGTATGAGCGTGGGGTGGAGGTATCTGCCCCTTCTTTAGGTTTAACTGGAAAGCTTGATTTGGTGGAAGTTGATATTGCCACAGGAGTATGTTTTCCAGTTGAGTATAAACGTGGTAAAGAGAAACAAGAAAATATTGATTTAATACAGCTTTGTGCCCAAGCACTTTGTTTAGAAGAGATGCTGGGATTAGAGGTTCCACATGGCGCCATTTGGTATTGGCAAACTCGTCACCGTTTTCAAGTTGAAATTTCTTCTGAACTGCGTGCTGAAACGATAGCCGTGATTGAGGCAACAAAAGACCTACTCAATTCTGGCAAAACACCAAAAGCTAAATACAGCAAAAAGTGCCAGGCCTGTTCACTTTATGATTTGTGTAATCCAAAGCTGACATTTCAAGACCATAGTAGTGCCTATGTAAAAGCGATTTATCAGGAGTGTGCTAATGAAAAAATTGCAGAATAG